The following proteins come from a genomic window of Fusibacter sp. A1:
- a CDS encoding ABC transporter permease, which produces MQTFNILLNSNKFKIGAFIFVLVLLFTIGYPLLNHGDPIEMVGGPLEPPSREFLLGTDNFGRDELLALAHGTRTSLIVGVMAGAIATSVGLVIGLFAGYKGGLIDEILMAVSNLFIVIPSFIILILISVSLETRSIVLTASIIGLTTWPWTARAVRAQAVSLRERDHINIAKLSGFSTSRIIVQEVLPYIMSYVVMAFIIQITTGILNEASVSMLGLGPLNTVSLGILLNWAILAEAPGLGAWWTFVPAALLVAFTTFSLYLMQLGMDEIFNPKLRS; this is translated from the coding sequence ATGCAGACATTCAATATCCTTCTTAATTCGAACAAGTTTAAAATCGGTGCCTTTATTTTTGTGTTGGTTTTGCTGTTTACGATCGGTTATCCGCTGCTTAACCACGGAGACCCGATTGAAATGGTTGGTGGACCGCTAGAACCACCAAGTCGTGAATTTTTATTGGGGACGGATAATTTTGGACGAGATGAGTTGCTCGCCCTTGCACATGGAACCAGAACCTCACTTATTGTCGGTGTTATGGCAGGTGCGATTGCAACCAGTGTAGGTCTTGTAATAGGTCTTTTTGCAGGGTATAAGGGTGGATTAATCGATGAAATTCTTATGGCCGTATCCAACTTGTTTATTGTAATTCCATCCTTTATCATTTTGATTTTGATTTCAGTAAGTCTAGAAACAAGGTCGATTGTTCTTACTGCGAGCATAATCGGTTTAACCACCTGGCCATGGACTGCAAGAGCGGTTAGGGCGCAGGCTGTTTCTCTTAGAGAAAGAGATCATATCAATATCGCTAAGCTCTCGGGCTTTTCAACTTCTAGAATAATCGTTCAAGAAGTGCTGCCTTATATCATGTCCTATGTTGTTATGGCATTTATCATTCAAATCACAACGGGCATTCTAAACGAAGCTAGTGTTTCGATGCTTGGACTTGGACCTCTTAATACGGTTTCTCTTGGTATTTTGCTAAACTGGGCTATTTTAGCTGAAGCGCCCGGCCTAGGTGCTTGGTGGACCTTTGTGCCAGCAGCTCTTTTAGTTGCATTTACGACATTCTCCCTTTATTTAATGCAGCTTGGTATGGATGAGATCTTCAATCCTAAGTTAAGGAGTTAA
- a CDS encoding ABC transporter permease, with amino-acid sequence MVGNIFGAIAAYKKGVYDKIIFPTALFVSSVPFFVLSILLLYGLAVVGGWFPVGGPYDRTMIPDGSWLFYMSLLKHHFLPFLSIAIVMLGGQGIGMREMALYELSSDYVKYSKMLGIRESKIVRYVFKNAALPQITGLAISLGTMIAGALITEIVFNYPGLGLQMFKAIRGLDYPMISACTLLITITVLAANFIVDILYGFLDPRIKANQMEES; translated from the coding sequence TTGGTTGGTAATATTTTTGGTGCGATCGCAGCCTATAAAAAAGGTGTTTATGACAAGATTATTTTTCCCACAGCCTTATTTGTAAGTTCTGTTCCATTTTTTGTACTTTCCATTCTGCTACTGTATGGGCTAGCGGTTGTTGGTGGATGGTTCCCTGTGGGTGGACCTTATGACCGGACGATGATTCCTGACGGATCATGGCTGTTTTACATGTCCTTATTAAAACATCACTTCTTGCCATTTTTGTCGATTGCCATTGTCATGTTAGGCGGACAAGGAATTGGTATGCGTGAAATGGCTCTTTATGAGTTAAGTTCCGATTATGTGAAATATTCTAAGATGTTAGGTATTAGAGAATCGAAAATTGTCAGGTACGTCTTCAAGAATGCAGCGCTCCCGCAAATTACAGGTTTGGCGATTTCACTTGGAACGATGATCGCAGGGGCCTTGATTACTGAAATCGTATTCAATTATCCTGGACTTGGGCTTCAAATGTTTAAGGCGATTCGTGGGCTTGACTATCCTATGATTTCGGCGTGTACCCTGTTAATTACGATAACGGTGCTTGCGGCAAACTTTATTGTAGATATTCTATATGGCTTCTTGGATCCTCGTATCAAGGCAAACCAAATGGAGGAAAGCTAA
- a CDS encoding ABC transporter permease, giving the protein MKGYYRYFSKKIMWYALTLIIAVVINFMLPRLISGNPVDQIVARITKGMTDSDVIKKTYETFYAEFNLDKSLPQQFFIYVKDFLRGDFGTSFTQYPRPVKELIANAVPWTVAVQLPAIILGWLVGWLVIFLVRSQPIKKVFMTRLFFPQPYL; this is encoded by the coding sequence ATGAAAGGCTACTATCGTTATTTTTCAAAAAAAATCATGTGGTATGCATTAACACTTATCATTGCTGTGGTCATTAATTTTATGTTGCCTAGATTAATAAGTGGCAATCCTGTAGATCAGATTGTAGCGCGTATTACTAAAGGTATGACGGATTCAGATGTGATTAAAAAGACCTACGAAACATTCTATGCGGAATTTAATTTGGATAAGTCTCTTCCTCAACAGTTTTTTATTTATGTGAAAGACTTTTTAAGAGGAGATTTTGGAACATCCTTTACTCAATATCCTAGACCGGTTAAAGAATTAATCGCAAATGCGGTTCCTTGGACCGTTGCAGTTCAGCTACCGGCAATTATACTGGGTTGGTTGGTTGGTTGGTTGGTAATATTTTTGGTGCGATCGCAGCCTATAAAAAAGGTGTTTATGACAAGATTATTTTTCCCACAGCCTTATTTGTAA
- a CDS encoding ABC transporter substrate-binding protein, giving the protein MRTKKVISLLLALVMVIAVFTGCNGTDSQKSEVSDTRKETLFVTGMQWNPAQNFNWFSGWPAWPTDLTTNPMVYETLFMFNTKTNEITPLLGDEYIWEDDYTLVIKMNPNAKFSDGEALNAEDVLYTLDAANRTYLNWSGYWENIDSLEMKDDLTLVVHLNKENYNRMNMTEMLTNLPILPEHIWSKIEEENNFDYGEIGAIFNDNPVGSGPYLVDFHDDTQIRTKRNEDYWGKDTFGMPAPRYISHLIYNSNDTSSLDLKNGTLDYSQNFHSRIWEMADSGVKSYLSDSPYYMAETIPSFYINVHRAGLENKEVRRALAYALNYPEITEKAMSGYSKIIEPGLAIFEYEKELLDQSQIEGLTWGFDLDKANAILDELGATVGADGIRVLPDGTRLGPWNVECPAGWTDWNATIEIACQNAKAAGIELVPTFTEWGVYDNNKNTGEFDITMYTPAAYSTPVSGWKRAYDLMSSIDLAPIGEQAFWNFGRYENERVNEIIKAIGMTDDKAELTALYTELNVIYLTDIPTIPLYYRPTVFFSYNENVWKNFQDENSDLPDMLFDGAGFRGLFQLSNQ; this is encoded by the coding sequence ATGAGAACGAAGAAGGTAATTAGTCTATTGTTAGCACTTGTAATGGTGATAGCAGTATTTACAGGTTGTAATGGCACTGACTCTCAAAAGAGTGAAGTCAGCGACACAAGAAAAGAAACATTATTTGTCACGGGTATGCAGTGGAATCCAGCACAAAACTTCAACTGGTTTTCTGGTTGGCCTGCATGGCCTACGGATTTGACTACGAATCCAATGGTCTATGAAACACTTTTTATGTTTAACACAAAAACAAATGAGATTACTCCGCTATTAGGTGATGAATACATTTGGGAAGATGATTACACACTTGTCATTAAAATGAACCCGAATGCAAAATTCTCTGATGGCGAAGCACTGAACGCAGAAGATGTTCTTTACACACTGGATGCTGCGAACAGAACCTACCTTAACTGGTCAGGTTACTGGGAAAACATCGACAGTTTAGAAATGAAGGATGACTTAACACTTGTTGTCCATTTAAATAAAGAAAACTACAATCGCATGAACATGACAGAAATGTTGACTAATCTTCCGATTCTACCGGAACATATCTGGTCAAAAATCGAAGAGGAAAACAATTTTGATTATGGTGAAATTGGTGCGATCTTTAACGATAATCCAGTCGGATCTGGTCCATACCTTGTAGATTTTCATGATGATACGCAAATCAGGACAAAAAGAAATGAAGATTACTGGGGTAAGGATACGTTTGGAATGCCAGCTCCAAGGTACATTTCTCACTTAATTTATAATTCTAATGATACGTCAAGTTTAGATTTGAAGAATGGTACATTGGATTACTCACAAAACTTCCACTCAAGAATTTGGGAAATGGCAGACAGTGGGGTTAAGTCCTATTTAAGCGATTCACCATACTATATGGCAGAGACTATTCCATCATTCTATATTAATGTTCATCGAGCTGGCCTTGAGAACAAAGAAGTAAGAAGAGCGCTAGCTTATGCTTTGAATTACCCAGAAATCACAGAAAAAGCGATGAGCGGCTATTCTAAAATCATCGAACCAGGTCTTGCTATTTTTGAGTATGAAAAAGAACTATTGGATCAATCTCAAATAGAGGGATTAACATGGGGCTTTGATCTTGATAAAGCCAATGCGATTCTGGATGAGTTAGGAGCTACAGTTGGTGCAGACGGCATACGTGTTTTACCTGATGGTACACGTTTAGGACCTTGGAATGTTGAGTGTCCCGCTGGTTGGACTGACTGGAACGCAACGATTGAGATTGCTTGCCAAAATGCTAAAGCTGCCGGTATTGAACTGGTTCCAACATTCACTGAGTGGGGAGTTTACGACAACAATAAGAATACGGGTGAATTCGATATCACAATGTACACACCTGCTGCTTATTCAACACCGGTTAGCGGTTGGAAACGCGCATATGATCTAATGAGCTCAATTGACTTAGCTCCAATTGGTGAGCAAGCGTTTTGGAACTTTGGTAGATATGAAAACGAACGAGTGAACGAAATTATTAAAGCAATTGGTATGACTGACGATAAAGCCGAACTAACAGCTCTTTACACTGAGCTAAATGTCATTTACTTAACGGATATACCGACAATTCCACTATATTATAGACCAACTGTATTCTTCTCTTATAACGAGAATGTTTGGAAAAACTTCCAAGATGAGAATTCGGATTTACCGGATATGTTATTTGACGGTGCTGGTTTTAGAGGGTTGTTCCAACTATCAAATCAATAG
- a CDS encoding LacI family DNA-binding transcriptional regulator, with protein sequence MRVSIYDVAEKAGLSVVTVSRVLNNASTVRESSRIKVMKAVKELNYQPSAAARSLAKGKTNVIGIILPNLSDSFLSEVVMSANIALEKYCYSLAVSVADDGDLESKERGNSFFQQDRFDGVLVLTPIFDEGYLESLKQNRVPFVIIDNQRYPFTVPSVVVDNFKGGYEATKYLIEAGHELIAHVGGPESLLSAEERMAGFNKAIEEVGIEAYGVIRGDFEISTGYDAMCEWLAKGRMPTAIFAGDDNIAFGVIDALREHGLKVPEDVSVIGYDDHPFCSKLHPFLTTVKQPAKELAEEAVEMLLKVMSNNLKKNMIVKLEPQLIIRSSVKNL encoded by the coding sequence ATGAGAGTGAGCATATACGACGTTGCTGAAAAAGCAGGTTTGTCAGTAGTTACCGTATCGAGAGTGTTAAACAATGCATCAACAGTTCGTGAAAGTAGTCGTATCAAAGTGATGAAAGCCGTAAAGGAATTGAATTATCAACCAAGTGCAGCTGCAAGAAGTCTTGCTAAGGGAAAAACGAATGTAATCGGTATAATTTTACCTAATCTTTCGGATTCCTTTTTGTCGGAAGTCGTTATGTCAGCAAATATCGCACTTGAAAAGTATTGTTATTCTTTAGCGGTCAGCGTTGCTGATGACGGTGACTTAGAGTCAAAAGAAAGAGGCAACTCCTTCTTTCAACAGGATCGTTTTGATGGTGTACTAGTGTTGACTCCGATTTTTGATGAGGGTTATTTAGAATCATTAAAGCAAAATCGAGTTCCCTTTGTGATTATCGATAATCAGAGGTATCCGTTTACGGTCCCCTCTGTGGTAGTGGATAATTTCAAGGGTGGTTATGAAGCGACAAAATATCTGATTGAGGCGGGCCATGAACTGATTGCACATGTTGGCGGACCGGAATCACTCCTTTCAGCTGAAGAACGTATGGCGGGATTTAATAAGGCGATTGAAGAAGTCGGAATTGAAGCTTATGGGGTTATAAGAGGAGATTTCGAAATATCTACCGGTTATGACGCAATGTGCGAGTGGTTGGCAAAAGGGCGAATGCCAACTGCCATATTTGCCGGAGATGACAATATTGCTTTTGGCGTCATTGATGCTTTAAGGGAACATGGTTTGAAAGTGCCTGAGGATGTATCTGTGATTGGATACGACGATCACCCGTTTTGTAGTAAACTTCATCCGTTCCTGACTACGGTTAAACAGCCTGCCAAAGAGCTTGCTGAAGAAGCGGTAGAAATGTTACTTAAGGTAATGTCGAACAACTTGAAAAAAAATATGATTGTAAAACTTGAACCGCAATTAATCATTCGGAGTTCTGTCAAAAACCTATAA
- a CDS encoding N-acetylglucosamine kinase, protein MQYVIGIDGGGTKTRGVLSLLTGEVIADVTVGPSNYQLIGSNKAQKTFQALLEALTGNINKADIKFIYFGLSGADLPSDFETIYQFLSPLVGDIPHLVENDTWCVFRSALQQQWGVVSLYGTGSNAGAVELNGKKHILRALGYATGGFGGGDEIAMTALHYAFRADEGTYKQTSLSTLIPSMLVLESMTDVVDYVYPTFKISEKVFKLLPPVVFEEAGKGDSVCIEILTNFGKTQGEMVKGMLTKAKLTNHQVPVVLGGSVYKGSTPHFLDAMMKTIKEVAPDAYAVKPELPPVAGSVLYALEKSNTAVTNETYDFLQTLI, encoded by the coding sequence GTGCAATATGTCATAGGAATTGACGGAGGCGGTACAAAAACACGCGGTGTTTTAAGCCTATTAACCGGTGAAGTAATCGCTGATGTAACGGTTGGACCATCAAACTACCAATTGATCGGTTCAAACAAGGCTCAAAAAACATTTCAAGCTTTGTTAGAAGCACTAACAGGTAACATAAACAAAGCTGATATTAAGTTTATCTACTTTGGATTATCAGGAGCAGATTTGCCTTCTGACTTTGAAACGATCTATCAATTTTTATCTCCACTCGTCGGAGACATCCCGCATTTAGTTGAAAATGATACCTGGTGCGTCTTTAGAAGCGCACTTCAGCAGCAATGGGGTGTAGTTTCACTATATGGTACAGGTTCGAATGCAGGAGCCGTTGAACTTAACGGTAAAAAGCATATTCTAAGAGCACTTGGCTATGCGACCGGCGGCTTTGGTGGCGGAGATGAAATCGCTATGACCGCATTACATTATGCCTTTAGGGCAGATGAAGGAACCTATAAACAAACTTCCCTTTCCACTTTGATACCATCTATGCTAGTCCTCGAATCGATGACCGATGTTGTAGATTATGTTTATCCCACATTTAAGATCAGCGAGAAGGTATTTAAGCTCTTACCGCCTGTCGTATTTGAAGAAGCAGGAAAAGGCGACTCTGTTTGCATCGAAATACTAACTAATTTCGGCAAAACGCAAGGGGAAATGGTCAAAGGCATGTTAACAAAAGCAAAGCTCACAAACCATCAAGTACCAGTCGTTCTTGGAGGCAGTGTTTACAAGGGCTCTACTCCACACTTTCTAGATGCAATGATGAAAACAATAAAAGAGGTCGCACCAGATGCCTATGCAGTCAAACCGGAACTGCCTCCTGTTGCAGGATCAGTACTGTACGCACTCGAAAAGTCAAACACTGCAGTAACAAACGAAACGTATGATTTTTTACAAACACTAATCTAA